The following proteins come from a genomic window of Pyxidicoccus sp. MSG2:
- a CDS encoding SPFH domain-containing protein: protein MSANTKQAAKAKEFSESGEAGGRTQLVRVDGGGGGDGRNPRHIEGWRAGKPVEDPEKMKRWGLVTARPSEFLVHMRRGRLREVSGQGASCFKLPGDSVAIVPTSIQRLQFTADQVTNEKVGVAVTGLAVYRIADPLVAFRMLNFSFPERAQEKLAELLREMFVGAARRLVANMSVEECLSKRKEGIAAELMREIAPVVAGKGKLEDQSDAGWGVILDTIEIQDVRVLSSTVFENMQARFRREQERQAREAELAKERFVHREETEAERQLSLQRLEAEEEVRQKRQVADEQARLEALAVEARVAEAKLAQERTLKQEQATVEREVALTKLAAEQEVRQKKQVSDEQAKLEALSAEARLVEAKIVAERALSTSRAQVEMEKLQREQEAEIARQRMALEKLKREQDANVHQAKLELEKLKLAQEAEAAQAKVELARLQREQEAQAAKSQMELARQQREAELELARQEREQQLELARLQREQEAEATKARMELARQQREQEIELAAQQHEQELSLEKQKREQEVELAKLRQEQEAEAEKGRMVLERMRREQEQTTARHEALLAEHQQEAERLHAELQVVQARRSIVETEVVIAELRARKDRAHQELELGKARVLRDIENSVSAEVIQMTLAQQLPQVAAAFQQKMGEVHVTAVDGANPFGYIAAAVEGVMGLARSAGLKVPASSPGATAQ from the coding sequence ATGAGCGCGAACACGAAGCAGGCGGCCAAGGCGAAGGAGTTCTCCGAGTCCGGCGAGGCAGGTGGCCGGACGCAGCTCGTCCGCGTGGACGGCGGCGGCGGTGGCGACGGGAGGAATCCCCGCCACATCGAGGGGTGGCGCGCGGGCAAGCCGGTGGAGGACCCGGAGAAGATGAAGCGCTGGGGGCTCGTCACCGCGCGGCCGAGCGAGTTCCTCGTGCACATGCGGCGTGGCCGGTTGCGCGAGGTCAGCGGCCAGGGCGCCAGCTGCTTCAAGCTGCCGGGTGACTCGGTGGCGATTGTGCCCACCAGCATCCAGCGCCTCCAGTTCACCGCGGACCAGGTGACGAACGAGAAGGTGGGCGTGGCGGTGACGGGCCTCGCGGTGTACCGCATCGCCGACCCGCTGGTGGCCTTCCGCATGCTGAACTTCTCCTTCCCGGAGCGGGCCCAGGAGAAGCTGGCGGAGCTTTTGCGCGAGATGTTCGTGGGCGCGGCGCGGCGCCTCGTGGCGAACATGTCCGTGGAGGAGTGCCTCTCCAAGCGCAAGGAGGGCATCGCCGCGGAGCTGATGCGTGAAATCGCCCCGGTGGTGGCGGGCAAGGGCAAGCTGGAGGACCAGTCCGACGCGGGCTGGGGCGTCATCCTCGACACGATTGAAATCCAGGACGTGCGCGTCCTGTCCTCCACCGTCTTCGAGAACATGCAGGCGCGCTTCCGCCGCGAGCAGGAGCGGCAGGCGCGCGAGGCGGAGCTGGCCAAGGAGCGCTTCGTCCACCGCGAGGAGACGGAGGCCGAGCGGCAGCTCAGCCTGCAGCGGCTGGAAGCGGAAGAAGAGGTGCGCCAGAAGCGGCAGGTGGCCGACGAGCAGGCCCGGCTGGAGGCGCTGGCGGTGGAGGCGCGCGTCGCCGAGGCGAAGCTCGCCCAGGAGCGCACGCTGAAGCAGGAGCAGGCCACGGTGGAGCGCGAGGTGGCGCTGACCAAGCTGGCCGCGGAGCAGGAGGTCCGCCAGAAGAAGCAGGTCTCCGACGAGCAGGCGAAGCTGGAGGCGCTGTCCGCCGAGGCGCGCCTGGTCGAGGCGAAGATTGTCGCCGAGCGCGCGCTGTCCACCAGTCGCGCGCAGGTGGAGATGGAGAAGCTGCAGCGCGAGCAGGAGGCGGAAATCGCCCGCCAGCGCATGGCGCTGGAGAAGCTCAAGCGCGAGCAGGATGCCAACGTGCACCAGGCGAAGCTGGAGCTGGAGAAGCTCAAGCTGGCGCAGGAGGCCGAGGCCGCGCAGGCCAAGGTAGAGCTGGCGCGCCTGCAGCGCGAGCAGGAGGCGCAAGCCGCGAAGTCACAGATGGAGCTGGCCCGCCAGCAGCGCGAGGCGGAGCTGGAGCTGGCGCGTCAGGAGCGCGAGCAGCAGCTGGAATTGGCGCGGCTGCAGCGCGAGCAGGAGGCGGAGGCCACCAAGGCGCGCATGGAGCTGGCGCGGCAGCAGCGCGAGCAGGAAATCGAGCTGGCGGCCCAGCAGCACGAGCAGGAGCTGTCGCTGGAGAAGCAGAAGCGCGAGCAGGAGGTGGAGCTGGCGAAGCTGCGCCAGGAGCAGGAGGCGGAAGCCGAGAAGGGCCGCATGGTGCTGGAGCGCATGCGCCGCGAGCAGGAGCAGACGACGGCGCGCCACGAGGCATTGCTCGCCGAGCACCAGCAGGAGGCGGAGCGGCTGCACGCGGAGCTCCAGGTGGTGCAGGCCCGCAGGTCCATCGTCGAGACGGAGGTGGTCATCGCCGAGCTGCGCGCGCGCAAGGACCGGGCGCACCAGGAGCTGGAGCTGGGCAAGGCAAGGGTGCTGCGCGACATCGAGAACAGCGTGAGCGCGGAGGTCATCCAGATGACGCTGGCGCAGCAGCTGCCGCAGGTGGCCGCCGCCTTCCAGCAGAAGATGGGTGAGGTGCACGTCACCGCGGTGGATGGAGCGAACCCGTTTGGTTACATCGCCGCCGCGGTGGAGGGCGTCATGGGGCTGGCGCGCTCCGCGGGCCTCAAGGTGCCTGCCTCCTCGCCTGGTGCCACGGCGCAGTAG
- a CDS encoding protein-disulfide reductase DsbD family protein: MDAKKLGVVAVLAGVVVAVVPWLLPTGPNAGLDAARFLESGSLAWGAAVVFAGGLLTALTPCVYPLIPITVSVFGARKAEGRGRALLLTSAYIVGMGVVFSALGILAAKTGQAFGALLGHPAVVTGLAVFLLLLATSMFGAFELALPSTWQSKLTSVGGAGLAGAFLMGSVSGFLAAPCTGPVLTGLLAFVAKTANTTLGATLLFIYALGIGVPFFLIGVFTVRLPRGGVWMEWVKSVLGIMLVALAFSYLKDAMPWARDAVKGLGAQVGQLPGAALAAVLVVAGVAVGAVHRSFKEGARDFSLKALGVALVVVALVLRGGALDAGPVGALWVRMGLAEPPRAPSWQWNHVMPAKQATFSPDEFEKVLAQAKAEGRPVLIDFFADWCAACKELDRETYPAEEVISQSAEGHFLTVKIDATNSEDNLDALMERFGVEGLPTVAFVSPQGEVLKKPRVTGFLEPSPFAAEMKKARCGAGSAC; encoded by the coding sequence ATGGATGCGAAGAAGCTGGGAGTCGTGGCGGTGCTGGCGGGTGTGGTGGTGGCCGTGGTGCCCTGGCTGCTGCCCACCGGCCCCAACGCCGGCCTGGACGCGGCCCGGTTCCTCGAATCGGGCAGCCTGGCGTGGGGCGCCGCGGTGGTGTTCGCCGGCGGGTTGCTCACCGCGCTGACACCCTGCGTCTACCCGCTCATCCCGATTACCGTCTCCGTCTTCGGTGCGCGCAAGGCGGAGGGACGGGGACGCGCGTTGCTCCTCACCTCGGCCTACATCGTGGGCATGGGGGTGGTGTTCAGCGCGTTGGGAATCCTGGCGGCGAAGACGGGGCAGGCCTTCGGCGCGCTGCTGGGGCACCCGGCGGTGGTGACGGGGCTGGCGGTGTTCCTGCTGCTGTTGGCCACGTCGATGTTCGGCGCCTTCGAGCTGGCGCTGCCGTCCACCTGGCAGTCGAAGCTGACGTCGGTGGGCGGCGCGGGTCTGGCGGGCGCGTTCCTCATGGGCAGCGTGTCGGGCTTCCTCGCGGCGCCATGCACCGGGCCGGTGCTGACGGGCCTCTTGGCCTTCGTGGCGAAGACGGCCAACACCACGCTGGGCGCGACGCTGCTGTTCATCTACGCGCTGGGCATCGGCGTGCCCTTCTTCCTCATCGGCGTCTTCACCGTGCGCCTGCCGCGCGGCGGCGTGTGGATGGAGTGGGTGAAGAGCGTGCTGGGCATCATGCTGGTGGCACTGGCCTTCAGCTACCTCAAGGACGCGATGCCCTGGGCGCGCGACGCCGTGAAGGGGCTGGGCGCGCAGGTGGGGCAGTTGCCGGGCGCGGCGCTCGCGGCGGTGCTGGTGGTGGCCGGCGTGGCGGTGGGCGCGGTGCACCGCTCGTTCAAGGAGGGCGCGCGCGACTTCTCGCTGAAGGCGCTGGGCGTGGCGCTGGTGGTGGTGGCGCTGGTGCTGCGCGGCGGCGCGCTGGACGCGGGCCCGGTGGGCGCGCTGTGGGTGCGCATGGGGCTGGCCGAGCCGCCGCGGGCGCCGTCGTGGCAGTGGAACCACGTCATGCCCGCGAAGCAGGCGACCTTCTCCCCGGACGAGTTCGAGAAGGTGCTCGCGCAGGCGAAGGCGGAGGGGCGTCCGGTGCTCATCGACTTCTTCGCGGACTGGTGCGCGGCCTGCAAGGAGCTGGACCGCGAGACGTACCCCGCGGAGGAGGTCATCTCCCAGTCGGCGGAGGGGCACTTCCTCACCGTCAAGATTGATGCGACGAACAGCGAGGACAACCTGGATGCGCTGATGGAGCGCTTCGGCGTGGAGGGCCTGCCCACCGTGGCCTTCGTGTCGCCCCAGGGCGAGGTGCTCAAGAAGCCGCGCGTCACCGGCTTCCTGGAGCCCAGCCCGTTCGCCGCGGAGATGAAGAAGGCGCGCTGCGGCGCCGGAAGCGCCTGCTAG
- a CDS encoding tRNA-uridine aminocarboxypropyltransferase, with amino-acid sequence MRSRTPEDLAGRCPRCFLPTSLCLCAEVPSVPTRTELLVIRHHKETLKSTNTARMAALALPRCRIVSYGSPGLPFDASVLEAPDTWLLFPDAQQAPATEAPRPARLIVLDGSWGQARRMVQRVPALRRLPGLKLPPPLPDTRRLRRPPHPDGMSTLEAIAGALAYLEGEEVSRPLYALHEVMIDRVMMSRGRLALPGCDEDDGD; translated from the coding sequence ATGAGGTCGAGAACCCCCGAGGACCTCGCGGGCCGCTGCCCGCGCTGCTTCCTGCCCACGTCCCTGTGTCTCTGCGCGGAGGTTCCGAGCGTCCCCACGCGCACGGAATTGCTCGTCATCCGCCACCACAAGGAGACGCTGAAGTCCACGAACACGGCCCGCATGGCGGCGCTCGCCCTGCCCCGCTGCCGCATCGTCTCGTATGGCTCGCCGGGGCTCCCCTTCGACGCCTCCGTGCTGGAGGCGCCGGACACGTGGCTGCTCTTCCCGGACGCGCAGCAGGCGCCCGCGACGGAAGCGCCCCGGCCCGCGCGGCTCATCGTCCTGGACGGAAGCTGGGGTCAGGCACGCCGCATGGTGCAGCGGGTGCCAGCGCTGCGGCGGCTTCCGGGACTGAAGCTGCCCCCGCCCCTGCCGGACACGCGCCGCCTGCGCCGGCCGCCACACCCGGACGGCATGTCCACGCTGGAAGCCATCGCCGGAGCGCTGGCGTACCTGGAGGGCGAGGAGGTGTCGCGTCCCCTCTACGCCCTGCACGAGGTGATGATCGACCGGGTGATGATGAGCCGCGGTCGGCTCGCGCTCCCCGGCTGTGACGAGGACGACGGGGACTAG
- a CDS encoding DMT family transporter — MRYFAMVAAGAILWGCWALFLRPAGLSGPQNGLLVLAAMSLPAPFLLRREALRDRRATLALAIIGLADAANVACFFAAMRNGPVSVAVLTHYLAPLLLALSAPWVLRERPSTRALIGVPVTLFGLALLIIQPGTAFSGLTAALGAASAIFYAIIVLGSKEAARAYSPLAVTALHAPISVVALLLYFGAEALPPALDGATLRVLVGGLVCGLGGNILFNAGLRHVPTAAAGALTYLEPLTASVVGQVFFAESLTPAGMVGGVLVLVTGAWVAAERRAPTRGVPVPSATP; from the coding sequence GTGCGGTACTTCGCCATGGTCGCGGCCGGGGCCATCCTCTGGGGATGCTGGGCCCTCTTCCTCCGGCCCGCGGGGCTGTCCGGGCCGCAGAACGGGCTGCTGGTGCTCGCGGCCATGTCGCTCCCCGCCCCCTTCCTGCTGCGCCGTGAGGCCCTGCGTGACAGGCGCGCCACGCTGGCGCTCGCCATCATCGGACTCGCGGACGCGGCCAACGTCGCCTGCTTCTTCGCGGCGATGCGCAACGGGCCCGTCTCCGTCGCGGTGCTGACGCACTACCTCGCCCCGCTGCTGCTGGCGCTATCCGCACCGTGGGTGCTGCGCGAGCGCCCCTCGACGCGGGCCCTGATCGGCGTGCCCGTGACGCTCTTCGGACTGGCCCTCCTCATCATCCAGCCCGGCACCGCCTTCTCCGGACTGACGGCGGCGCTGGGCGCGGCGAGCGCCATCTTCTACGCAATCATCGTCCTGGGCTCCAAGGAGGCCGCGCGCGCGTACTCGCCGCTCGCCGTCACCGCGCTGCATGCGCCCATCTCCGTGGTGGCGCTGCTGCTGTACTTCGGCGCGGAGGCCCTGCCTCCGGCGCTGGACGGAGCCACACTCCGAGTGCTCGTGGGCGGACTGGTGTGTGGCCTCGGTGGAAACATCCTCTTCAACGCCGGTCTGCGGCACGTGCCCACGGCGGCGGCGGGCGCCCTCACGTACCTGGAACCCCTTACCGCGTCGGTGGTGGGCCAGGTCTTCTTCGCGGAGTCGTTGACGCCAGCGGGCATGGTGGGGGGCGTGCTGGTGCTGGTGACGGGGGCCTGGGTGGCCGCCGAGCGCCGGGCACCCACGCGGGGCGTCCCGGTGCCGTCCGCCACACCCTGA
- a CDS encoding DUF3060 domain-containing protein, producing MNRKLGTAVFMMVACAFGPMTAAAEDENLIEVTGMGETATHECTPGTKVDITGASNNVTLTGECKSVEVSGSSNTVKVEATSVIDVTGTSNTVTWKRGHGKSKPKISRTGMGNKVSQVK from the coding sequence ATGAACAGGAAGCTGGGCACGGCAGTGTTCATGATGGTGGCGTGTGCCTTCGGGCCGATGACGGCCGCCGCGGAGGACGAGAACCTCATCGAAGTCACCGGCATGGGCGAGACGGCGACGCATGAGTGCACGCCGGGCACCAAGGTGGACATCACCGGCGCGTCCAACAACGTGACGTTGACGGGCGAGTGCAAGAGCGTCGAGGTGAGCGGCTCCAGCAACACCGTGAAGGTGGAGGCCACCAGCGTCATCGACGTGACGGGCACGAGCAACACCGTCACGTGGAAGCGCGGTCACGGCAAGTCGAAGCCGAAGATCTCCCGTACCGGCATGGGCAACAAGGTCTCGCAGGTGAAGTAG
- a CDS encoding helix-turn-helix transcriptional regulator, which translates to MARVDRVMRLHDFLRAHEATTVAEVAAALEVSVRTVHRDLATLREQGVPISSDSGPGGGVRLERDRGLTAVHLSLEEVVALWLAANLSATATSLPWGRAARSGLEKLFASVPRERARSMRELCRRVVVGRAASPRVLAELGTPPEELLSVFERAFAQKVCLSFEYRDRHGHASRRLVEPHGLLVEAPAWYVLARDVEKSAARMFRMDRIRRARLVPERTFVPDMEGLKAQALAQRLNIAPAVT; encoded by the coding sequence ATGGCGCGAGTCGACCGGGTGATGCGGCTGCACGACTTTCTTCGGGCCCACGAGGCGACCACCGTCGCGGAGGTTGCCGCGGCGCTGGAGGTGAGCGTGCGCACGGTGCACCGGGACCTGGCGACGCTGAGGGAGCAGGGGGTGCCCATCAGCAGCGACTCGGGACCGGGCGGAGGCGTGCGCCTGGAGCGGGACCGCGGGCTGACGGCGGTCCACCTGTCCCTGGAGGAGGTGGTGGCGCTGTGGCTGGCCGCGAACCTGTCGGCCACGGCCACGTCGCTGCCGTGGGGGCGCGCCGCGCGCTCGGGGCTGGAGAAGCTCTTCGCCAGCGTTCCGCGCGAGCGGGCCCGGAGCATGCGAGAGCTCTGCCGCCGCGTGGTGGTGGGACGGGCCGCCAGCCCCCGCGTCCTGGCGGAGCTGGGCACGCCGCCCGAGGAGCTGCTCTCCGTCTTCGAGCGCGCCTTCGCCCAGAAGGTGTGCCTGTCCTTCGAGTACCGGGATCGTCATGGCCATGCGAGCCGCCGCCTGGTGGAGCCGCATGGACTGCTGGTGGAGGCACCGGCCTGGTACGTGCTCGCGCGGGACGTGGAGAAGTCCGCCGCGAGAATGTTCCGGATGGACCGCATCCGCAGGGCGCGCCTCGTACCCGAGCGCACCTTCGTCCCCGACATGGAGGGGCTGAAGGCGCAGGCCCTCGCCCAGAGGTTGAATATCGCGCCGGCCGTCACGTAG
- a CDS encoding YciI family protein gives MRFMILVKANKDSEAGQPPDERLITEMMKFNEELAKAGVLLAAEGLHPSSKAARVRFSGTKRTVIDGPFTETKELVAGFWLWEVKSREEAIEWVKRCPNPMLGESEIEIRQVVEMTDMGDALTPELKQQEEHLRAVVESRRG, from the coding sequence ATGCGTTTCATGATTCTCGTCAAGGCCAACAAGGACAGCGAGGCGGGGCAACCGCCGGACGAGAGGCTCATCACGGAGATGATGAAGTTCAACGAGGAGCTGGCGAAGGCGGGCGTGTTGCTCGCGGCCGAGGGTCTGCACCCCAGCTCGAAGGCCGCGCGGGTGCGCTTCTCCGGGACGAAGCGCACCGTCATCGACGGGCCCTTCACGGAGACGAAGGAGCTCGTCGCCGGCTTCTGGCTGTGGGAGGTGAAGTCGCGGGAGGAGGCGATTGAATGGGTGAAGCGCTGCCCCAACCCGATGCTGGGCGAGTCGGAAATCGAAATCCGCCAGGTGGTCGAGATGACGGACATGGGCGACGCGCTGACGCCCGAGCTGAAGCAGCAGGAGGAGCACCTCCGCGCCGTCGTGGAGTCGCGGCGCGGCTGA
- a CDS encoding alpha/beta fold hydrolase: MVKGPAGALYVDDGGQGGLPVVFVHSSCGSTTHWEAQLAHLRRHRRAVAFDLRGHGRSVPPKQEDISIEDFASDIAAVVDGLGLQRFVLVGHSMGGALCTAYAGLHPERVAGLFLLDPASDGRAIPAEQAVGVMQALATDAWREVIAEFWAPMLAASRPEVRERVLSQMRATSQAGARAGLGALLTFDPVTALRRYPGPRLTVITAFNEEPGSYQRLDPTLPSRKVEGTGHWVQLDAPDTVNDLLDGFLATIR; this comes from the coding sequence ATGGTGAAGGGACCCGCGGGAGCGCTGTACGTGGACGATGGAGGCCAGGGTGGGCTGCCCGTGGTGTTCGTCCACTCGAGTTGTGGGAGCACCACGCATTGGGAGGCCCAGCTCGCCCACCTGCGCAGGCACCGGCGGGCCGTGGCATTCGATTTGAGGGGCCACGGGCGTTCAGTGCCTCCGAAGCAGGAGGACATCTCCATCGAGGACTTCGCCAGCGACATCGCGGCGGTGGTGGACGGGCTCGGGCTCCAGCGCTTCGTGCTGGTGGGGCACAGCATGGGCGGGGCCCTCTGCACGGCCTACGCGGGGCTGCACCCCGAGCGCGTCGCGGGACTGTTCCTCCTGGACCCGGCGTCGGATGGACGCGCGATTCCCGCCGAGCAGGCCGTGGGGGTGATGCAGGCGCTGGCGACGGACGCCTGGCGCGAGGTCATCGCGGAGTTCTGGGCACCGATGCTCGCGGCGTCGCGGCCGGAGGTGCGCGAGCGCGTGCTCTCGCAGATGCGGGCCACGTCGCAAGCGGGCGCGCGCGCGGGGCTGGGCGCGCTGCTGACGTTCGACCCGGTGACGGCGCTCCGGCGCTACCCGGGTCCGAGGCTGACGGTCATCACCGCGTTCAACGAGGAGCCGGGCTCGTACCAGCGCCTCGACCCGACGCTGCCGTCCCGGAAGGTGGAGGGCACCGGGCACTGGGTGCAGCTCGACGCGCCGGACACGGTGAACGACTTGCTGGACGGCTTCCTGGCCACCATCCGCTGA
- a CDS encoding sensor histidine kinase → MGPLFAYSLVPVLSVALLLCFTAALRGRNARGLALYCLATALWSGALLLLCIPGTAWVGQRFVTVGAFISATYLHAAYDVTRQRSYRLVALAYAVAVVVTGIGVFIPNILYGPVALRRGPLFWPSMVLAVSAAVVPLVHLARSYRHEAPERRPVLRSLGIAGALAYSGSIGNALLLSSGYAVPLGMYLVLAALLVLVHVINAHQAPGDRRLLERSLVYSAMAAVLSAGFLFGVLTLMAGSGQPFLAEYRVGAFFLLALAALAFEPVRQGLQEWLGRRLLKGRATGSELAAALAAQEARADQAARLAELGQFTSAVAHEVRNPLGVLSAHLKLLERRGGDAESVAAMREQIERASHFVDELLRYGRPRPLDLRRVDVPATLALAGSTARQGLGALAPEVEIEFSGSESLEVEADQAQLSQVFVILLENALLALREVPSPRLRVRCERGEHGLRVHVEDSGPGIPSELLPRLFQPFVTGRKREGPRPGTGLGLAIARGIVERHAGNIRARRSEVLGGASFEVELPYAQPVSIAAATS, encoded by the coding sequence ATGGGGCCCTTGTTCGCCTACAGCCTCGTGCCCGTCCTGTCCGTGGCGCTCCTGCTGTGCTTCACCGCCGCGCTCCGGGGCCGCAATGCCCGGGGCCTGGCGCTCTACTGTCTGGCCACGGCGCTGTGGAGTGGCGCGCTGTTGCTGCTCTGCATTCCCGGCACGGCCTGGGTGGGCCAGCGCTTCGTCACCGTCGGCGCCTTCATCTCCGCCACGTACCTCCACGCCGCCTATGACGTCACCCGCCAGCGCTCCTACCGGCTGGTGGCGCTGGCCTACGCGGTGGCGGTGGTGGTGACGGGCATCGGCGTCTTCATCCCCAACATCCTCTATGGCCCGGTGGCGCTCAGGCGCGGGCCCCTCTTCTGGCCGTCCATGGTGCTGGCCGTGTCCGCGGCGGTGGTGCCCCTGGTGCACCTGGCGCGCTCGTACCGCCATGAAGCCCCCGAGCGCCGGCCGGTGCTGCGCAGCCTGGGCATCGCTGGTGCGCTGGCGTACTCGGGCAGCATCGGCAACGCCCTCTTGCTGTCGAGCGGCTACGCGGTGCCCCTGGGCATGTACCTGGTGCTGGCCGCGCTGCTGGTGCTCGTCCACGTCATCAACGCGCACCAGGCTCCGGGGGACCGGCGGCTCCTGGAGCGCAGCCTCGTCTACTCCGCGATGGCGGCGGTGCTGTCCGCGGGCTTCCTCTTCGGCGTGCTGACGTTGATGGCGGGCAGCGGCCAGCCCTTCCTCGCCGAGTACCGCGTGGGCGCCTTCTTCCTGTTGGCCCTGGCCGCGCTCGCCTTCGAGCCCGTGCGCCAGGGGCTCCAGGAGTGGCTGGGGCGCCGGCTGCTGAAGGGCCGCGCCACGGGCAGCGAGCTGGCCGCCGCGCTCGCCGCGCAGGAGGCCCGCGCGGACCAGGCGGCGCGACTGGCGGAGCTGGGGCAGTTCACCTCCGCCGTGGCCCACGAGGTGCGCAACCCGCTGGGCGTGCTCTCCGCGCACCTCAAGCTGCTGGAGCGCCGGGGCGGCGACGCGGAGTCGGTGGCCGCCATGCGCGAGCAGATCGAGCGTGCCAGCCACTTCGTCGACGAGCTGCTCCGCTATGGCCGCCCGCGCCCGCTGGACTTGCGCCGCGTGGACGTGCCCGCCACGCTCGCGCTGGCAGGCTCCACCGCACGTCAGGGATTGGGCGCCCTCGCTCCGGAGGTGGAGATTGAATTCTCCGGAAGTGAGTCATTGGAAGTCGAGGCGGATCAGGCGCAGCTTTCGCAGGTGTTTGTGATTCTCCTGGAGAATGCCCTGCTTGCGCTGCGCGAGGTGCCGTCGCCGCGGCTGCGCGTGCGCTGCGAGCGCGGTGAGCACGGGCTCCGGGTCCACGTGGAGGACAGCGGGCCCGGCATCCCCTCGGAGCTGCTGCCGCGGCTCTTCCAGCCCTTCGTGACGGGGCGCAAGCGAGAGGGGCCCCGGCCGGGCACGGGCCTGGGCCTGGCGATTGCTCGCGGCATCGTCGAACGTCATGCAGGCAACATTCGG